A genome region from Triticum aestivum cultivar Chinese Spring chromosome 2B, IWGSC CS RefSeq v2.1, whole genome shotgun sequence includes the following:
- the LOC123043478 gene encoding uncharacterized protein isoform X1 — MRLKWLGLFLSRKQQCMPLLCQAAATTEAGAGNTSSNRGEGGRDLRRRANTERKTLGLEERLSRANAAMKTLGQSSDEDPAPRRRPKLSAATAAKADHIEDLVVDLLLLGTIQREVTKRKNFRSNPAAQVGEGTPMAAAQLGGGARRLREGPARLLRDDAGRLLHRRLGPATRGDSLWVLRRTEEEDGGWWPEPATRERRWSSEEGDEGVFSNDSKV; from the exons ATGCGACTCAAGTGGCTCGGCCTCTTCCTCAGCCGCAAGCAGCAGTGTATGCCCCTGCTCTGTCAAG cagcagcaacaacagaggCGGGGGCGGGGAATACCAGCAGCAACAGAGGCGAGGGCGGGCGCGACCTTCGGAGGAGGGCCAACACGGAGAGGAAGACCCTGGGCTTGGAGGAGAGGTTGAGCAGGGCCAACGCGGCGATGAAGACCCTGGGCCAGAGCAGCGACGAAGACCCAGCGCCGCGACGGCGTCCAAAATTGTCCGCGGCGACGGCGGCCAAGGCGGACCATATCGAGGACCTAGTCGTCGATTTACTGCTTCTTGGCACGATTCAGAGGGAGGTGACGAAGAGGAAGAACTTTAGGAGCAATCCCGCTGCTCAGGTAGGCGAGGGCACACCCATGGCGGCTGCGCAGCTGGGCGGCGGCGCAAGGCGCCTCCGTGAAGGTCCTGCGCGTCTCCTCCGCGACGACGCAGGTCGTCTACTGCACAGGCGGCTGGGTCCTGCGACGCGCGGAGACTCTCTCTGGGTGCTGAGGAGAACGGAGGAGGAAGACGGGGGATGGTGGCCGGAGCCGGCGACGCGCGAGCGACGGTGGAGTAGTGAGGAAGGAGACGAGGGCGTTTTTTCAAATGATTCAAAAGTATAA
- the LOC123043478 gene encoding uncharacterized protein isoform X2 — protein MRLKWLGLFLSRKQQCMPLLCQAATTEAGAGNTSSNRGEGGRDLRRRANTERKTLGLEERLSRANAAMKTLGQSSDEDPAPRRRPKLSAATAAKADHIEDLVVDLLLLGTIQREVTKRKNFRSNPAAQVGEGTPMAAAQLGGGARRLREGPARLLRDDAGRLLHRRLGPATRGDSLWVLRRTEEEDGGWWPEPATRERRWSSEEGDEGVFSNDSKV, from the exons ATGCGACTCAAGTGGCTCGGCCTCTTCCTCAGCCGCAAGCAGCAGTGTATGCCCCTGCTCTGTCAAG cagcaacaacagaggCGGGGGCGGGGAATACCAGCAGCAACAGAGGCGAGGGCGGGCGCGACCTTCGGAGGAGGGCCAACACGGAGAGGAAGACCCTGGGCTTGGAGGAGAGGTTGAGCAGGGCCAACGCGGCGATGAAGACCCTGGGCCAGAGCAGCGACGAAGACCCAGCGCCGCGACGGCGTCCAAAATTGTCCGCGGCGACGGCGGCCAAGGCGGACCATATCGAGGACCTAGTCGTCGATTTACTGCTTCTTGGCACGATTCAGAGGGAGGTGACGAAGAGGAAGAACTTTAGGAGCAATCCCGCTGCTCAGGTAGGCGAGGGCACACCCATGGCGGCTGCGCAGCTGGGCGGCGGCGCAAGGCGCCTCCGTGAAGGTCCTGCGCGTCTCCTCCGCGACGACGCAGGTCGTCTACTGCACAGGCGGCTGGGTCCTGCGACGCGCGGAGACTCTCTCTGGGTGCTGAGGAGAACGGAGGAGGAAGACGGGGGATGGTGGCCGGAGCCGGCGACGCGCGAGCGACGGTGGAGTAGTGAGGAAGGAGACGAGGGCGTTTTTTCAAATGATTCAAAAGTATAA